In Candidatus Polarisedimenticolia bacterium, the genomic window CCGGCCGCCATCATCGGCGAGGTGACCGAGAAGGACCAGGGACTCGTCCTGATCGACCAAGGTAAGGAATCGGCTCTGGAACATCCACGGATCGATCCCTTCTGGGCCGCCTTCGAATCGGCCAGGCGCCAGACCCGCCAAGCGTGAATCTCCGGTCGGACCTTCTCCTCACCCTGGTCACGGATCCCGATCTCGGCGGCGATCGCCCTCTCCTGCAAATCGTCGAGGCGGCGCTGACGGGAGGGGCCACCGCGGTGCAGCTGCGCGACAAGCGGTCCCCGGCGGCCGGGCTCATCGAGCTGGGAGCTGAGATGCGACGCATCTGCAATCTGCACGGGGCGCCCCTTCTGGTGAATGATCGTGCCGACCTTGCCTTGGCCCTGTCGGCCGACGGCGTTCATCTCGGCTCCGAAGACCTGCCGCCGTCCGATGCCCGGCGCCTCCTCCCGCCGCCGCTGTGCATCGGGGTCTCCGCGGCCAGCGTGAGAGAAGCCCGGTCCGCAGAAGAGTCGGGAGCCGACTACCTCGGAGTAGGCCCGATCTTCGCAACCGCAACCAAAGCCGACGCGGGAGATCCCATCGGCCTGCAGCGTCTCTCCGAGATTGCCGCTGCCGTGCGGATTCCCGTGGTGGGAATTGGGGGAATCGGCACCGGGAATTGTGCCTCGGTCGTTGAAGCGGGCGCCGCCGGG contains:
- the thiE gene encoding thiamine phosphate synthase — encoded protein: MNLRSDLLLTLVTDPDLGGDRPLLQIVEAALTGGATAVQLRDKRSPAAGLIELGAEMRRICNLHGAPLLVNDRADLALALSADGVHLGSEDLPPSDARRLLPPPLCIGVSAASVREARSAEESGADYLGVGPIFATATKADAGDPIGLQRLSEIAAAVRIPVVGIGGIGTGNCASVVEAGAAGVAVISAIMAAEDPAASARRLREILDAARAREGRLP